A part of Amycolatopsis lurida genomic DNA contains:
- a CDS encoding sugar phosphate isomerase/epimerase family protein, with product MKLGLLTAALGQMNLEQIAAWAPQAGYQALEVAAWPVGSDHIHQAAHLDVAGFTADDADRVRELMGSHGLAISAVTYCGNNLHGDPAERDRIHRHLRACIDAASALGVRHVTTFIGRDIGLPVADNFKLAEEHLPPLVRYAADRGVKLLAENCPMEGWHPDGYPANLAYSPELWDWMADLGFGLAYDPSHLPWLGIDPIEALEHALHAGIVGHVQAKDIQIDERARSRYGVFGKTVGRASTTDVGWWRYRIPGRGQLDWNRIIDILYSAGYSGDVAIEHEDPVWGGTLDKTLQGLQIAAHTLRRLIVASPNTQ from the coding sequence ATGAAGCTTGGACTCCTGACGGCCGCTCTTGGCCAGATGAACCTGGAACAGATCGCAGCCTGGGCGCCTCAGGCGGGGTATCAGGCACTGGAGGTGGCAGCCTGGCCGGTCGGCAGCGACCACATCCATCAGGCCGCCCATTTGGATGTAGCCGGATTCACCGCCGACGATGCCGATCGAGTCAGGGAGTTGATGGGGAGTCACGGCCTGGCCATCTCCGCAGTCACCTACTGTGGCAATAACCTGCACGGCGATCCCGCCGAACGTGATCGCATCCATCGACACCTGCGAGCCTGCATCGACGCGGCGTCGGCCTTGGGCGTTCGGCACGTCACCACCTTCATCGGCAGAGACATCGGCCTGCCGGTCGCCGACAATTTCAAGCTGGCTGAGGAACACCTACCGCCACTGGTCCGGTACGCGGCCGACCGCGGCGTGAAGCTGCTCGCTGAGAACTGCCCGATGGAAGGCTGGCACCCCGACGGATACCCAGCCAACCTCGCCTACTCGCCCGAGCTATGGGACTGGATGGCCGACCTTGGCTTCGGCCTCGCCTACGACCCCTCCCATCTGCCCTGGCTCGGCATCGATCCGATCGAGGCACTCGAACACGCCCTGCACGCCGGCATCGTCGGCCACGTCCAAGCCAAAGACATCCAGATCGACGAGCGAGCCCGCAGCCGCTACGGGGTCTTCGGCAAGACGGTCGGACGAGCGTCGACGACCGACGTCGGATGGTGGCGCTACCGCATCCCCGGCCGCGGACAGCTCGACTGGAACCGGATCATCGATATCCTCTATTCAGCCGGATATAGCGGCGATGTCGCCATCGAACACGAAGACCCCGTATGGGGAGGGACTCTCGACAAGACCCTGCAGGGCCTGCAGATCGCTGCACACACCTTGCGCCGCCTCATCGTTGCTTCGCCGAATACGCAGTAA